AGCCAGAGTTGCTCAAGCCAGGTGTGAAAGCGCCAGTCAAGGAAACATTGTTAACACCAAGGTTCTACATTACTGACTTTGATGCAGTGGCGCAGATGGATATTTCGGTGCATAACACTGAATTGCAAGCAGTTGTAGATGAGCTACGGGCAGACTATAATCGCCATCACTTTGTACGCGATGAAGAGTTTAAGCAGAGTTGGGATTGTATTGATGGGGAGAAGCGTCTGGCTTTTATCGACTTTTTAGAACGTTCTTGCACTTCAGAGTTTTCTGGATTTTTATTGTTTAAAGAGCTATCGCGCCGGATCAAAGACAGAAATCCCCTGTTAGCAGAAGCCTTTAGTTGTATGGCACGAGATGAGGCACGCCATGCTGGATTTTTGAATAAAGCAATGGCAGATTTTAATCTTTCCCTAGATTTAGGTTATCTGACTAAAAGCCGTACTTACACTTTCTTTCCTCCTGAGTGGATTATCTACACTGTTTATCTGTCCGAGAAAATTGGATACTGGCGCTACATCATTATGTACCGTCACTTAGAGAAACATCCAGAAAACCTGTTTTATCCATTGTTCCGCTACTTTGAAAGTTGGTGTCAGGATGAAAACCGACATGGCGACTTTTTTAAAGCCCTGCTGCGATCGCAACCTCAACTGTGGAACAATTGGAAAGCAAGATTGTGGGCGCGTTTCTTTTTGTTATCGGTGTTTGCTACTCACACCTTGACAGTTTTTGAGCGGGCAAACTTTTATCAATCCATAGGCATAGATCCGCGAGATTACAATATCCAAGTAATTGACAAAACAAACGAAACTTCTGCGCGGGCATTTCCAGTAATTTTGAATGTCAATCACCCAGAATTTTTTGAGAGATTGGAGAAGTGTTCAGACAATAATCTCAAGCTGAGTGAGATTGCAAATAGCGATCGCCCGCAGGTTGTGAAATTTTTCCAAAAAGTACCCCTCATACTTTCCACAGTCGGGCATTTACTGAAGCTTTATATACTCAAACCCATTGATGCGGAATCAGTGCGAGCAACAGTGAGTTAATTGGCGATCGTTTTCCAGATACATCAGGATGTTTCTGCTCCTTAACGGATGCGATTAAATCGTGTATCCGTTAAGGTGCTGCTATTAGAGGCTATGAGTGTAACTCAGACAAATAGTTGCACTTGTAGCGCTAACGTTAATTATAAAGATCATCTGGAGAGCAACCTTGCCTAATTTGATTCAAAAAGCACAGCCAGGATTGGAGTTTATTCCCCAACAATTTAACCCAGTTGTACTCCGACTTACCCAGTGGTTGCTGCCGTTTTTGCTACGGTTTCGAGTTCGCCCGTGGTTGCCTAGCGGAATTTCGCGTGTTGAAGTTAAGAATGCAGAAGTCTTAGCAGAGCTTTATCAGCAATTCCAAGCTGGGAAAATTCGTTTTTTGATGGCATTTCGCCATCCAGAAGTGGATGATCCGCTATGTATGTTCTACTTGCTTTCTCGTGTTGTACCGCGGGTGGCTCGTCAAAAAGGAATTCGGCTGCAATACCCCATTCACAGCCACTTTATCTATGATCGGGGCATGACATTATGGGTGGGAGACTGGCTTGGTTGGTTTTTCTCCCGATTGGGAGGAATTCCAGTTCGTCGAGGTAAGCGATTGGATCTGCATGGTATCCATAATGCACGGGATTTGTTTGCCAATGGAAAAATGCCGATCGCAGTTGCTCCAGAGGGTGCAACTAATGGACATAGTGGTATTGTTAGTCCATTAGAGCCGGGTGTTGCTCAGTTAGGATTTTGGTGTATAGAAGATTTAGTCAAGGCTAACCGTTCGGAAAAAGTTTTAATTGTGCCGATTGGTATTCAATATTGCTATGTTAAGCCACCTTGGTTAAAACTTGATTGGTTGTTGAGTAAATTGGAAGCCGATTGTGGCTTGGCAGTGGAGCCAATTGACGAATTAAATGTGTCTCAACAAGAAGAGATTTATTATCAACGCCTCTTACGTCTAGCTGATTCTCTGCTAACAGAGATGGAAGATTTTTATCGGCGTTTCTACCATCAAGATTTACCTAAACATATCACTACTGATGAATCTGTGAGTCAAAATCAAACATTAATAACTAGGTTGCAACGCTTACTTGATACGGCTTTAAAAGTTACCGAGCAGTATTTTGGATTACAGGCACAGGGTAATTTTATTGATCGCTGTCGTCGTTTGGAAGAAGCTGGTTGGAGTTACATTTACCGAGAAGATTTACCAGATTTAAACGCCTTACCACCCTTGCAGCGGGGATTAGCAAACTGGGTTGCAGCTGAAGCAGATATGCGAATGCGCCATATGCGTTTAGTAGAAAGTTTTGTGGCAGTCACAGGAAATTATATTAAAGAAAAGCCTAGTGCTGAACGCTTCGCAGAAACAGCCCTACTCATATTTGATGTGGTTGCTCGGATTAAGAGTAACACAAAAATACCTGGGCGTCCTCGTTTAGGTTGGCGGCAGACACAGATAACAATCGGTGAACCTATTTCGGTTACAGAACGCTGGCCACTTTATCAAACTAACCGTACTTCTGCAAGAGTTGCTGTTACTCACCTGACGCAAGATTTACATGATGCCTTAGAAAAGTTAGTTATATAATCGCTTGTTCGATTTTCTACCAGAAGGAGAAGTGTCATTTCGAGTGTAAATTTTTGTACTTTATTTTAATAGACAAAAGTAAACCTATTGTTACACTCGAAGTTTGATTTTAAGTCCAATCAATTAGATGAAAAACTGACGAACAGCGCTGTAAGTTCTTGTAAAACAATCAAATGACGTTTACAACCTTTAACTAATTTTTCACCATCCAGTTCATATAGATCTGTTCATATACATTTATTAGATCTACTTTATAAGTCGGTTCTAATATTCTCCGATAACTAATAAAAAGAAGTATAACCACCAGAGGCTAGATGCAGCCTAGCTTCCGGTGGATTTCCCCTAATTGTGCGTGCAAATAGGAGATAATAAATGATTGTGTCGAGCAATTCTGATCGTCTTCATCTTAAAAACGATAGAAAAATATTTCAGTCTCTGGACGGTTTGCGGATACTTGTAGTTGATGATAGTGCTGATAGCTGTTTATTAGTTAGCTTCATTCTTGAGGGCTATGGTGTAAAAGTAATGACAGCAGCAACAGCCGTAGAAGCGCTAGAGGTTATAGAACGATTTAAACCAAATCTTCTGATCAGTGATATTGTTATGCCAGGTGTTGACGGCTATTCATTCATTCGTAGAGTCAGAAGCCTTAACCTGACTTTGGGAAAAATTCCGGCGATCGCTGTAACAGCTATGTGTCGAGAGCAAGATCGTAATCTTGCTCTCAGTTGTGGGTTTCAGTCTTATTTAAGTAAGCCAATAGATCCTACGGATTTAGCATTGGAAATTGTAAGATTAATTGAATTAGATTACCCTGCCATTCCCAAAAACCCAAACAGTGGTATCCACAACGCTACTTATCTTGATTGCTTACCTTGGGTTTGAATTTGTTAATTACCCAGCCTTGACATTTGTTCAAAATTAAAAACCTTTTAATTAAGCTTCTGCCTCTGGGCAGTCGCTACAACGCTCTTAACCCGCAAGGGCGCGCTGCTCTCTGCCCTCTGCCTTTCCCGATAAATATAGCAATAGTTAGATACTGTCAGCCTTGAGCAACCTATAATCTACTAAATGTTGAAAAACCGAGAGATAAAACTGTGGATGCAGTCTTAGAGCAATCGCACGCACTCAAACAAGCCTTAATTGATTTTGTCTTGGATGCAGATGGCGAACTAGCAGAGGCATTAGAAACCTATGCAGCAGCGCAGTTGCGTAACGGTTCAGGCGATACTGTTCGTCAGGAGTTGACAATTGACTCTTTTGTCACCGAGGGCAAAGTTGCAGATCAATCACCGATCCAATTGTTTATCCAAAGTCATCCTGATTTGTCACAGAGCGATCGCAGCTTACTTAACAGTTGGCATGATAGTTTTACTGGTTTATTTGCGATCGTCAAAATTCTACCTGATGGTTTTGAGTTGATGAACTGGCTCACAGCCAAACATTACATCGTTAAACCTAATAATGCCAAAACCTTACAGGAAATGTCTCGGCTCAAAGAAGGAGAAATTTTACTCACTCGTATTTCTCCTATTACCGAATCCTACTGGACATTTTCTAGTTCCTACACCCAAATGGGGAAATTAGGCAAACCAAAACTTGCAGTTGCAATAGGTAACTTCAAAGAAAACCACAAAAACCAGCTTTACAGTGATGCTCCTGATTTGTTAGAAGAAGCTTGGCAGTCGGTAGCAAAATATCATCAGCAATTTATTGAGTTTTTTGGTAGCGATGAAGTGACAATGCCCGGTTACCAACTCAATAAAAAAATAGCAGAACTTCAGGAAATAGTTGCAAAGAAGAGTTTAGAAGCAGCAGGTATTGATTCTTCTAAATCATTAGTAGAAATTGCACAAGAAGCAGGAGTTGATGAAGAAGAAATTCAAGCAGCAGCAGAAGAATTTGGTGCTGACTCCAAAGTAGTATCTCAAATATTAAAAAATAAAAGTACTACTGCCAAGATGGTAGCACCAAAAGTTGATTTGCCTACCGACTTAAAAAAGGCAGAACAAGTCACAACCCTTTCTCATCCCCGTTGGGGACAGATGTTTTTACCAACCTACAGTAAGGTAAAAGCAATTCTAACAGCAGAAGATTGGCAAAGTATCGAAGGTGCTGAGAAATTAATTCGCAATTATTTAGAAGATATAAAAATAAACGCCTTCATCTGGCATCGTTTAGCTGCCGAGTATCCAAATCAACTAGAAAAAATATTGCAAACAGTCTTACAACGCCCGCAACTTCGGCTCGAAACTGACTTGGATACAATTTTACAAGAATTCAATAAGCCCCTAGAACCAGAATTACCAGAAACTGCAAGCGTACCTTTACATCTACATAACTTATTTCAAGAAGCTGTTGCAGAAGTACACAAATCTAAAGCTAAGGATAAAGGGCAAAAGAAAGCAGCAAAAGGCTTTCAAAAACTGTGAGATGAAATTTCTAGTGCTGTAGGTGAAAACCTCAGCCCGGACTTATACTAATACTGCTCTTTATATCTCGGTTAAAATATCTTTTTATCGAAGTTGAACGATGAAGCTCAAAGGCTCAATCAGAAGGTTCTAAACTTCGCTAAACTGCTGACGAAATCGGAAAAACAAGTCATGAAGGCAGTTTGCATCCACGATCAAGACAAAATAGCAGCTTTCCTCCGCCGCCATCCGTTTCTTCATCTATATTCTCTTGGAGATTTAGATGACTTTTTTTGGCACTACACAACTTGGTACGCCTTCACACAAAATGGGGAGATTAAACAGCTTGTTTTACTCTACACCGGAACATCTTTACCCGTGCTGCTTGGGTTTACCGAAGAACCCACAGATTTGATGAAAGATTTAGTGCGTTCCATTATCTATTTATTGCCAAGACAGTTTTATGCACACTTAAGTGGGGATGTGGCGACAGTACTTGCAGATGATTACGAAGTCAGATCGCACGGTTTACACTACAAAATGGCTTTGACTAACTTAGTAAGTTTGAATGCCTTTGATACTTCAGATGTTATACTTTTGTCAGTAATAAACAAGGCTGAATTAAAAGAATTTTATCGTGTCAGCTATCCGGGAAATTGGTTTGAACCACGGATGCTGGAAACTGGGTATTACTACGGTATCCGGCGCAAAGAAGTTCTCGTTAGTGTAGCTGGTGTACATATCTACTCTCAATCTTACAAAGTAGCTGCATTGGGAAATATTGCCACACACCCACAGTTTCGCAGGCAAGGGTTAGCAGGGGTAGTGTGTGCCAAACTCTGTCAAGAACTCTCGCAGACAGTGGATTACATCGGCTTGAATGTTAAGGCTGATAACAGCAAAGCGATCGCCTGCTACACCAAATTGGGTTTTGAACCCGTCGCCACATATGAAGAATATTCCCTCCGCAATAAGATCCCCGACTTCTAGGAGAAGTCGGGGATCTGTTGACAAACCGGAAACTTACTCGCTTTTCCAGATACGTCTGTTGAGGTTCAAGTCGTCAACAATGCCGAGCATTAATTGTATGGTTTCAAAATATTCCCGCATCGGTGTAAAGCTCAACATACTATTGTACAGTTTTGGCTCAAACAAATCCTCTGAAGACTCTACGGCAATATAAATCATATTTTCTACAAAAGAAACATAGATATTTTTACCTGCTTTTTTTCTAAACTTAACTAACTTCTCCATTAAATTTGTAGATAAGATATACCGTGCTTCTACTTGGTTATCTCCGTATACTGTATATAGTTTAGAGAATTCTGGATCTTCCAGCTTGATAACTTTTCCTTGACCTATACTTATAGTATTAATGTTAGCTTTATTTAATTTTGGTAGCACGACTGTTTTACCAGGAAAAGATTTATTAAATTTAGCTCTAAAAAATAAACCTTGGAAAATAGTTTTTCTAGAAAATTCATTATTTATTACTTCTTCTTTAAATCTTTGATAATCAATTTTCTGCCCTTTAATAATTCTGCTTGTCACATAAGGAGTACCTTTAATAAATTGAAAAAGTAAAACAAGAATATATATCGGCAGCATAAAGATAAAAATACGTCTGGTAATCCAAGTAGGAAGAAATGAATTTAGGGCTTGAAGCTGTTGTGCAAAATTTAAGTATCTTGCCCAACCATGACGTACTTCTACTTGAGCAAAGATTTCAGAAAAGAAGATATTCGTTTCACCAATGTCCCCACAAATACAATCTTCTTGCAATATTTTATTAGGTTTTAGTAAACCTTGAAAAAGTTGACTATGCAAAAAAGCAGACATAGTAAAATCTGTTTCTATATCTGAGGAGACACTAGTATATTTCAATTTGTAATTGGTATTAATGAAATCAAAAATTTTTTCAATAATAATTGATTTAAAACCCCTAGCATAAGTTTCTGTCGCCGAAGTGTAAAAAGCAACTAAAACACAAAAACAGCCTAAGATAACAAGCAAAAAACAGAAGAGAATTAAGAATGATGTTTGTAATACAATTGGGAAAAACTTAAATAAAAAACCGACTGTAACAAATACAGCTACACTGACAAAAATAATAGACCTAAGAACTTCTTTTCTAGTTGTTTCAATAGTTTTTAAATCGCTGAGTAAAGTCTGCTGACAAAAACTTTTAAATTCATGCAAACTTTTGAGCCTAAATTCAACTTTTGTAGTTGTTTCTGATATTGCTATAGTTTGAGATTGTTCTTGAATCTTTGATTCAGTAGATTCTACAGCTATTTGTGTTACTGCTGTTGGTAATAAATTGGAGATAAATCGCCGCGCCCAAATCTGCGTTACTTCTTGCTCACAGGTGGTAAGTCGTTGACACAGTGCGATCGCTTGCTCTAATTGTTCGTTACCCTGATAAGCTTTCACTAACCACATCTGGGCTTGCCA
This Chlorogloeopsis sp. ULAP01 DNA region includes the following protein-coding sequences:
- the acsF gene encoding magnesium-protoporphyrin IX monomethyl ester (oxidative) cyclase, with the translated sequence MIKSIPNSEPELLKPGVKAPVKETLLTPRFYITDFDAVAQMDISVHNTELQAVVDELRADYNRHHFVRDEEFKQSWDCIDGEKRLAFIDFLERSCTSEFSGFLLFKELSRRIKDRNPLLAEAFSCMARDEARHAGFLNKAMADFNLSLDLGYLTKSRTYTFFPPEWIIYTVYLSEKIGYWRYIIMYRHLEKHPENLFYPLFRYFESWCQDENRHGDFFKALLRSQPQLWNNWKARLWARFFLLSVFATHTLTVFERANFYQSIGIDPRDYNIQVIDKTNETSARAFPVILNVNHPEFFERLEKCSDNNLKLSEIANSDRPQVVKFFQKVPLILSTVGHLLKLYILKPIDAESVRATVS
- a CDS encoding 1-acyl-sn-glycerol-3-phosphate acyltransferase — encoded protein: MPNLIQKAQPGLEFIPQQFNPVVLRLTQWLLPFLLRFRVRPWLPSGISRVEVKNAEVLAELYQQFQAGKIRFLMAFRHPEVDDPLCMFYLLSRVVPRVARQKGIRLQYPIHSHFIYDRGMTLWVGDWLGWFFSRLGGIPVRRGKRLDLHGIHNARDLFANGKMPIAVAPEGATNGHSGIVSPLEPGVAQLGFWCIEDLVKANRSEKVLIVPIGIQYCYVKPPWLKLDWLLSKLEADCGLAVEPIDELNVSQQEEIYYQRLLRLADSLLTEMEDFYRRFYHQDLPKHITTDESVSQNQTLITRLQRLLDTALKVTEQYFGLQAQGNFIDRCRRLEEAGWSYIYREDLPDLNALPPLQRGLANWVAAEADMRMRHMRLVESFVAVTGNYIKEKPSAERFAETALLIFDVVARIKSNTKIPGRPRLGWRQTQITIGEPISVTERWPLYQTNRTSARVAVTHLTQDLHDALEKLVI
- a CDS encoding response regulator: MIVSSNSDRLHLKNDRKIFQSLDGLRILVVDDSADSCLLVSFILEGYGVKVMTAATAVEALEVIERFKPNLLISDIVMPGVDGYSFIRRVRSLNLTLGKIPAIAVTAMCREQDRNLALSCGFQSYLSKPIDPTDLALEIVRLIELDYPAIPKNPNSGIHNATYLDCLPWV
- a CDS encoding GNAT family N-acetyltransferase, which produces MKAVCIHDQDKIAAFLRRHPFLHLYSLGDLDDFFWHYTTWYAFTQNGEIKQLVLLYTGTSLPVLLGFTEEPTDLMKDLVRSIIYLLPRQFYAHLSGDVATVLADDYEVRSHGLHYKMALTNLVSLNAFDTSDVILLSVINKAELKEFYRVSYPGNWFEPRMLETGYYYGIRRKEVLVSVAGVHIYSQSYKVAALGNIATHPQFRRQGLAGVVCAKLCQELSQTVDYIGLNVKADNSKAIACYTKLGFEPVATYEEYSLRNKIPDF
- a CDS encoding DUF3137 domain-containing protein, giving the protein MFAESGDFQSGLDAVQSERYLEAINLLEKFCQQCQNNSQTNCKEYIQAQMGLVKAYHHTGEQAKAIALCQQLAAIQNPQIQAWVQRVLPSLSAKSESTQTQTAPEKPTLTPEEADQLLQAGHKALKFKRYADAVQALEQYCQSTEPGTKDYWQAQMWLVKAYQGNEQLEQAIALCQRLTTCEQEVTQIWARRFISNLLPTAVTQIAVESTESKIQEQSQTIAISETTTKVEFRLKSLHEFKSFCQQTLLSDLKTIETTRKEVLRSIIFVSVAVFVTVGFLFKFFPIVLQTSFLILFCFLLVILGCFCVLVAFYTSATETYARGFKSIIIEKIFDFINTNYKLKYTSVSSDIETDFTMSAFLHSQLFQGLLKPNKILQEDCICGDIGETNIFFSEIFAQVEVRHGWARYLNFAQQLQALNSFLPTWITRRIFIFMLPIYILVLLFQFIKGTPYVTSRIIKGQKIDYQRFKEEVINNEFSRKTIFQGLFFRAKFNKSFPGKTVVLPKLNKANINTISIGQGKVIKLEDPEFSKLYTVYGDNQVEARYILSTNLMEKLVKFRKKAGKNIYVSFVENMIYIAVESSEDLFEPKLYNSMLSFTPMREYFETIQLMLGIVDDLNLNRRIWKSE